A region of Thermodesulfovibrionales bacterium DNA encodes the following proteins:
- a CDS encoding NADH-ubiquinone oxidoreductase-F iron-sulfur binding region domain-containing protein, with the protein LINYTFMSRTPYRQALYREDFMSDPTTEMLDLPFYKKQVRIALRNNDKIDPTNIHHYIAVGGYAALEKALSSMSPDDVLHEIDRAMLRGRGGAGFPAGQKWHHTRSAPGDIKFVIANGDEGDPGAFMDRSIMEGDPHSLFEGMLLCAYAIGAGYGFVYVRHEYPLAVKNLKHAIRQAEAMGLLGKNILSTDFSFHLDVREGAGAFVCGESTALIASIEGERGFPRPRPPRLSEPGGGVWGYPSNLNNIETYACVPPIIEKGADWFRSIGTVTSPGTKVFALTGKVKNTGLVEVPMGMTLREIIFDIGGGILNDKQIKAVQTGGPSGGCIPASRLDIPVDFDSLSKVGSMMGSGGMVVMDEDTCIVDVAKYFLSFTQSESCGKCPPCRIGTYQMLEILEKITCGLGEHGDLERLIALGKLIQRGSLCGLGQSAPNPVLSTIKYFRDEYEEHIYGKFCRANVCRGMGVFAINTAECFSCGLCKQACAFGAVKETREHYFIDQDSCTKCKACFLACPIGAVKMRKQSVVKLEEQFRVPPEKIEVLERRAKMTLKDVLAAKPSKVVTCTTTCIVADAVTVMDGNNVGSILVYDNDKKLAGIFTERDIMHCFTKNISFKDDTIEKVMTPNPLVLDSSTDISVAITVMSEKKIRHLPVMEDEKIVGMISYRDLVSYLLPEVIYMAEDIY; encoded by the coding sequence CGCTCATAAACTATACGTTCATGAGCCGGACCCCTTACCGGCAGGCCCTCTATAGAGAAGATTTCATGAGCGACCCGACGACGGAGATGCTCGATCTCCCCTTCTACAAGAAACAGGTGAGAATCGCCTTGAGAAACAATGACAAGATAGACCCCACGAATATCCATCACTATATCGCTGTGGGTGGATATGCGGCTCTCGAGAAGGCGCTTTCTTCGATGAGTCCCGACGATGTTCTCCATGAGATCGACAGGGCGATGTTAAGGGGGAGAGGGGGGGCGGGATTCCCGGCCGGTCAGAAATGGCATCACACGAGAAGCGCGCCAGGCGACATAAAATTCGTCATAGCCAATGGAGACGAGGGCGACCCCGGCGCGTTCATGGACAGGTCTATCATGGAGGGAGACCCCCACAGCCTCTTTGAGGGAATGCTCCTCTGCGCATATGCTATCGGCGCAGGATACGGATTTGTTTACGTGAGGCACGAATATCCCTTAGCGGTAAAGAACCTCAAGCATGCGATACGGCAGGCCGAGGCGATGGGACTGCTCGGCAAGAACATTCTCAGTACCGATTTCAGCTTTCACCTCGATGTGAGGGAAGGGGCGGGCGCGTTTGTCTGCGGTGAGTCGACGGCCCTTATCGCTTCCATTGAGGGAGAGCGGGGATTCCCGAGGCCGCGTCCGCCGAGGCTGTCCGAGCCCGGCGGCGGAGTCTGGGGTTACCCGAGCAACCTGAACAATATCGAGACTTACGCCTGCGTTCCGCCGATTATCGAGAAGGGGGCCGACTGGTTCCGGTCGATCGGAACGGTCACGTCTCCGGGAACAAAGGTCTTTGCCCTGACGGGGAAGGTGAAGAATACCGGACTCGTCGAGGTGCCGATGGGCATGACCCTGCGGGAGATCATCTTCGATATAGGGGGCGGGATACTGAACGATAAGCAGATAAAGGCCGTCCAGACAGGTGGTCCTTCAGGAGGCTGTATCCCGGCGAGTCGGCTCGACATCCCCGTTGATTTCGACTCCCTCTCGAAGGTCGGTTCGATGATGGGGTCGGGCGGAATGGTCGTCATGGATGAGGATACCTGCATCGTGGACGTCGCGAAATACTTCCTCTCCTTCACACAATCGGAGTCGTGCGGGAAATGTCCTCCCTGCCGCATCGGCACATACCAGATGCTCGAGATCCTCGAAAAAATTACCTGCGGTCTGGGTGAGCACGGAGACCTTGAGAGGCTCATCGCACTCGGAAAACTCATCCAGAGGGGCTCCCTCTGCGGCCTCGGTCAGTCCGCGCCCAATCCGGTCCTCAGTACGATAAAGTATTTCAGGGATGAATACGAGGAGCATATTTACGGCAAATTCTGCAGGGCGAATGTCTGCCGTGGTATGGGCGTCTTTGCCATAAACACCGCCGAGTGCTTCAGCTGCGGCCTCTGCAAGCAGGCCTGTGCCTTTGGCGCGGTGAAGGAGACAAGGGAACATTACTTCATCGACCAGGATTCCTGCACAAAATGTAAGGCCTGTTTTCTCGCCTGCCCTATCGGGGCGGTCAAGATGAGGAAGCAGAGCGTGGTGAAACTTGAAGAGCAGTTTAGGGTACCTCCTGAAAAAATCGAGGTGCTTGAAAGGAGAGCGAAGATGACACTGAAGGATGTGCTGGCGGCAAAACCGTCGAAGGTCGTCACCTGCACGACGACATGCATCGTTGCCGATGCGGTCACGGTCATGGACGGGAACAATGTGGGTTCTATCCTCGTTTACGACAATGACAAGAAATTGGCAGGGATATTCACGGAGAGGGACATCATGCATTGCTTTACGAAGAATATCTCTTTCAAGGACGATACGATCGAAAAAGTGATGACACCGAATCCTCTGGTACTTGATTCGTCGACGGACATCAGCGTCGCAATTACGGTAATGTCCGAGAAGAAAATCAGGCACCTGCCGGTCATGGAAGATGAGAAGATTGTCGGGATGATCTCCTACAGAGACCTCGTTTCCTACCTGCTGCCGGAAGTCATCTATATGGCAGAGGACATTTATTAG